One window of the Eucalyptus grandis isolate ANBG69807.140 chromosome 8, ASM1654582v1, whole genome shotgun sequence genome contains the following:
- the LOC104456285 gene encoding glutathione gamma-glutamylcysteinyltransferase 1 isoform X1: MAMAGLYRRVLPSPPAIDFASTEGKKLFIDAIQAGTMEGFYKLISYFQTQSEPAYCGLASVSMVLNALAIDPRRKWKVAGPWRWFDESMLDCCEPLEKVKAEGISFGKVVCLAQCAGAEVEAFRTSQTTVDHFRQFVKRCSISDNCHVVSSYHRGSFKQTGTGHFSPIGGYHVGSDMVLILDVARFKYPPHWVPLTLLWEAMDTVDETTGQRRGFMLISRPQREPGLLYTLSCKHESWVGVAKYLMDDVSHLLKSEDVKDMDSVLSILCTSLPSDFGKFIQWFAEVRRERDGGIGISEEEKGRLAIKEELLKQVQDTGLFKHIVHFLSSTSCSRREPVFGGNENLHEIAASVCCQGLEILSGRSGTSNCSCCRETCLKCVNGSTDKPLTVLSATIVNGKSEEKVDMLVPQSMMKLCCGAPDPNNCIRTQPIGSNILTALLLALPPETWSGIKDKKLLEEVQSLVLTGNLPAMLQEEVLHLRRQLYLLKKCQENKESTMHPACTTSVC; encoded by the exons ATGGCGATGGCGGGTCTGTACAGGCGAGTCCTCCCTTCTCCTCCCGCCATCGATTTCGCTTCCACTGAAGGAAAG AAGCTCTTCATTGATGCCATCCAAGCTGGGACGATGGAAGGATTTTATAAGTTGATCTCTTACTTTCAAACACAATCAGAGCCCGCGTATTGTGGATTGGCTAGCGTCTCAATGGTCTTGAATGCTCTCGCCATCGACCCCAGAAGGAAATGGAAAG TTGCAGGTCCTTGGAGATGGTTTGATGAATCTATGTTAGACTGTTGTGAGCCTTTGGAAAAAGTTAAAGCTGAGGGCATATCATTTGGGAAGGTAGTATGTCTGGCTCAATGTGCTGGAGCTGAAGTTGAAGCGTTTCGGACTAGTCAAACCACCGTAGATCACTTCCGTCAGTTTGTTAAAAGATGTTCTATTTCAGATAATTGTCATGTGGTCTCATCATATCACAGAGGCTCTTTTAAACAG ACAGGAACTGGCCATTTTTCACCTATTGGTGGTTATCATGTGGGAAGTGACATGGTACTGATATTGGATGTTGCACGTTTCAAGTATCCTCCTCATTGGGTTCCACTTACTCTTCTCTGGGAAGCCATGGATACCGTTGATGAGACAACAGGACAAAGAAGAGG GTTCATGCTTATATCCAGGCCACAGAGAGAGCCCGGGCTGCTTTACACCCTG AGCTGCAAACATGAAAGTTGGGTTGGTGTTGCAAAGTACTTAATGGATGATGTTTCGCATCTGTTGAAATCTGAGGATGTGAAAGATATGGATAGCGTTCTCAGTATTCTTTGCACATCACTCCCATCTGATTTCGGGAAATTTATCCAGTGGTTTGCTGAAGTTAGGAGGGAACGGGATGGTGGTATAGGGAtaagtgaagaagaaaaaggaagactTGCGATCAAG gaaGAACTGTTAAAGCAAGTTCAGGATACTGGTCTTTTCAAGCACATAGTTCATTTTTTGTCTTCAACTTCATGCAGCAGAAGAGAACCGGTTTTTGGTGGCAATGAAAATCTTCATGAAATCGCAGCCAGCGTCTGTTGCCAGGGATTAGAAATATTGAGCGGAAGGTCTGGCACCTCAAACTGCTCTTGCTGTCGTGAAACTTGCCTTAAATGTGTGAACGGGAGCACTGACAAACCTTTGACTGTGCTAAGTGCAACAATTGTGAATGGTAAAAGTGAGGAAAAAGTCGACATGCTGGTCCCACAATCCATGATGAAACTCTGTTGTGGTGCCCCTGATCCCAATAACTGTATTAGAACTCAACCGATTGGAAGCAATATCTTAACAGCACTtctcttggcattgccacctgAAACCTGGTCTGGTATCAAAGATAAGAAACTTCTGGAGGAAGTGCAGAGCCTTGTTTTGACGGGTAATCTTCCCGCCATGCTTCAGGAAGAG GTTTTGCACTTGCGGAGACAGCTTTACCTTTTGAAGAAGTGTCAAGAGAACAAG GAAAGTACAATGCATCCAGCATGTACCACTTCAGTATGTTAA
- the LOC104456288 gene encoding LOW QUALITY PROTEIN: glutathione gamma-glutamylcysteinyltransferase 1 (The sequence of the model RefSeq protein was modified relative to this genomic sequence to represent the inferred CDS: inserted 1 base in 1 codon), translated as MATSGLYRRVLPSPPAIDFASDEGKKLFIEAIQAGTMEGFYKLISYFQTQSEPAYCGLASLSMVLNALAIDPGRKWKGPWRWFDESMLDWCEPLEKVKAEGISFGKVACLARCAGAEVEAFRTSETTVDLFRQFVKRCSSSDNCHLVSSYHRAAFKQTGTGHFSPIGGYHAGSDMVLILDVARFKYXPHWVPLTLLWEAMDTVDKTTGQRRGFMLISRPKRDSRLLYTLSCKSEGWVSVVKYLMDDVPHLLKSEDVKDINGILSILLASPPSGFGKFIQWVAEVKREQDGGIGISEEEKQRLAIREELLKQVQDAGFFKYIVNFLSSTLCCGRVPVFGGSGNLHEIAASICCQGAEILSGKSGTSGCSCGHETCVKCMKTDGHKTGMVLSATIVKGKNEEKVNMLVPQSLMELCCGAPDPNNCSSTRPVGSNILTALLLTLPPETWYSIKDEKLQEEVQSLVSMDNLPAMLQEQVLHLRRQLYHLKKCQENMLDEILPAPCS; from the exons ATGGCGACGTCGGGTCTTTACCGGCGGGTCCTCCCTTCTCCTCCGGCGATCGATTTCGCCTCCGATGAAGGCAAG AAGCTCTTCATCGAAGCCATCCAAGCTGGGACGATGGAAGGATTTTATAAGTTGATCTCTTACTTTCAAACGCAATCGGAGCCTGCATATTGTGGATTGGCTAGCCTCTCGATGGTCTTGAATGCCCTTGCCATTGACCCTGGAAGGAAATGGAAAG GTCCTTGGAGATGGTTTGATGAGTCTATGTTAGACTGGTGTGAGCCTCTGGAAAAAGTTAAAGCTGAAGGCATATCATTTGGGAAGGTAGCATGTCTGGCTCGATGTGCTGGAGCTGAAGTTGAAGCATTTCGGACTAGTGAAACCACTGTAGATCTCTTCCGTCAGTTTGTTAAAAGATGTTCTTCTTCAGATAATTGTCACCTGGTCTCATCCTATCACAGAGCTGCTTTTAAACAG ACAGGAACTGGCCATTTTTCACCTATTGGTGGTTATCATGCGGGAAGTGACATGGTACTGATATTGGATGTTGCACGTTTCAAGT CCCCTCATTGGGTTCCACTTACCCTCCTCTGGGAAGCCATGGATACTGTTGACAAGACAACTGGACAAAGAAGAGG GTTCATGCTTATATCCAGGCCAAAGAGGGACTCCAGGCTGCTTTATACCCTG AGCTGCAAAAGTGAAGGTTGGGTCAGTGTTGTGAAGTACTTAATGGATGACGTTCCTCATCTGTTGAAGTCTGAGGATGTGAAAGATATCAATGGCATTCTCAGTATTCTTTTGGCATCACCCCCGTCTGGTTTTGGGAAATTTATCCAATGGGTTGCTGAAGTTAAGAGGGAACAGGATGGTGGTATAGGGATAagcgaagaagaaaaacaaagactTGCGATCAGG gaaGAGCTATTAAAGCAAGTTCAGGATGCTGGTTTTTTCAAGTACATAGTTAATTTTTTGTCTTCAACTTTATGCTGCGGAAGAGTTCCAGTTTTTGGTGGCAGCGGAAATCTTCATGAAATCGCAGCCAGCATCTGTTGCCAGGGGGCAGAAATTTTAAGTGGAAAATCTGGCACCTCAGGCTGCTCTTGTGGTCATGAAACATGCGTTAAATGCATGAAAACTGATGGTCACAAAACTGGGATGGTGCTAAGTGCAACAATTGTGAAGGGTAAAAACGAGGAAAAAGTCAACATGCTGGTCCCACAATCTCTGATGGAACTCTGTTGTGGTGCCCCTGATCCCAATAACTGTAGTAGCACTCGACCTGTTGGAAGTAATATCTTAACTGCACTTCTGTTGACGTTGCCACCTGAAACCTGGTACAGTATTAAAGATGAGAAGCTTCAGGAGGAAGTACAGAGCCTTGTTTCAATGGATAATCTTCCTGCCATGCTTCAAGAACAG GTGTTGCACTTGCGGAGACAGCTTTACCATCTGAAGAAGTGTCAAGAGAACATGCTGGACGAGATTCTCCCTGCCCCTTGCTCATAG
- the LOC104456285 gene encoding glutathione gamma-glutamylcysteinyltransferase 1 isoform X2 produces the protein MAMAGLYRRVLPSPPAIDFASTEGKKLFIDAIQAGTMEGFYKLISYFQTQSEPAYCGLASVSMVLNALAIDPRRKWKGPWRWFDESMLDCCEPLEKVKAEGISFGKVVCLAQCAGAEVEAFRTSQTTVDHFRQFVKRCSISDNCHVVSSYHRGSFKQTGTGHFSPIGGYHVGSDMVLILDVARFKYPPHWVPLTLLWEAMDTVDETTGQRRGFMLISRPQREPGLLYTLSCKHESWVGVAKYLMDDVSHLLKSEDVKDMDSVLSILCTSLPSDFGKFIQWFAEVRRERDGGIGISEEEKGRLAIKEELLKQVQDTGLFKHIVHFLSSTSCSRREPVFGGNENLHEIAASVCCQGLEILSGRSGTSNCSCCRETCLKCVNGSTDKPLTVLSATIVNGKSEEKVDMLVPQSMMKLCCGAPDPNNCIRTQPIGSNILTALLLALPPETWSGIKDKKLLEEVQSLVLTGNLPAMLQEEVLHLRRQLYLLKKCQENKESTMHPACTTSVC, from the exons ATGGCGATGGCGGGTCTGTACAGGCGAGTCCTCCCTTCTCCTCCCGCCATCGATTTCGCTTCCACTGAAGGAAAG AAGCTCTTCATTGATGCCATCCAAGCTGGGACGATGGAAGGATTTTATAAGTTGATCTCTTACTTTCAAACACAATCAGAGCCCGCGTATTGTGGATTGGCTAGCGTCTCAATGGTCTTGAATGCTCTCGCCATCGACCCCAGAAGGAAATGGAAAG GTCCTTGGAGATGGTTTGATGAATCTATGTTAGACTGTTGTGAGCCTTTGGAAAAAGTTAAAGCTGAGGGCATATCATTTGGGAAGGTAGTATGTCTGGCTCAATGTGCTGGAGCTGAAGTTGAAGCGTTTCGGACTAGTCAAACCACCGTAGATCACTTCCGTCAGTTTGTTAAAAGATGTTCTATTTCAGATAATTGTCATGTGGTCTCATCATATCACAGAGGCTCTTTTAAACAG ACAGGAACTGGCCATTTTTCACCTATTGGTGGTTATCATGTGGGAAGTGACATGGTACTGATATTGGATGTTGCACGTTTCAAGTATCCTCCTCATTGGGTTCCACTTACTCTTCTCTGGGAAGCCATGGATACCGTTGATGAGACAACAGGACAAAGAAGAGG GTTCATGCTTATATCCAGGCCACAGAGAGAGCCCGGGCTGCTTTACACCCTG AGCTGCAAACATGAAAGTTGGGTTGGTGTTGCAAAGTACTTAATGGATGATGTTTCGCATCTGTTGAAATCTGAGGATGTGAAAGATATGGATAGCGTTCTCAGTATTCTTTGCACATCACTCCCATCTGATTTCGGGAAATTTATCCAGTGGTTTGCTGAAGTTAGGAGGGAACGGGATGGTGGTATAGGGAtaagtgaagaagaaaaaggaagactTGCGATCAAG gaaGAACTGTTAAAGCAAGTTCAGGATACTGGTCTTTTCAAGCACATAGTTCATTTTTTGTCTTCAACTTCATGCAGCAGAAGAGAACCGGTTTTTGGTGGCAATGAAAATCTTCATGAAATCGCAGCCAGCGTCTGTTGCCAGGGATTAGAAATATTGAGCGGAAGGTCTGGCACCTCAAACTGCTCTTGCTGTCGTGAAACTTGCCTTAAATGTGTGAACGGGAGCACTGACAAACCTTTGACTGTGCTAAGTGCAACAATTGTGAATGGTAAAAGTGAGGAAAAAGTCGACATGCTGGTCCCACAATCCATGATGAAACTCTGTTGTGGTGCCCCTGATCCCAATAACTGTATTAGAACTCAACCGATTGGAAGCAATATCTTAACAGCACTtctcttggcattgccacctgAAACCTGGTCTGGTATCAAAGATAAGAAACTTCTGGAGGAAGTGCAGAGCCTTGTTTTGACGGGTAATCTTCCCGCCATGCTTCAGGAAGAG GTTTTGCACTTGCGGAGACAGCTTTACCTTTTGAAGAAGTGTCAAGAGAACAAG GAAAGTACAATGCATCCAGCATGTACCACTTCAGTATGTTAA
- the LOC104416195 gene encoding galactolipase DONGLE, chloroplastic-like has product MACTAYIASPNMGSACSYGDIKPLSRSMKQVRLHSKSDTSSSSSSSPPRQDVVASVLATPISSSPSSSTCCPLKAATTTSALCPSWREIQGCANWEHLLEPLHPVLRREIVRYGEFVTACYLAFDLDPASKRYLNCKYGKRRLLEEVGMSDSGYEVTKYIYATTDVSIPMPNGAAPCCGRWIGYVAVASDDMARRLGRRDVVISFRGTVTSPEWIANFMSSLTPARLDPHNCREDVKVESGFLNLYTADEAASSKFGIKSCREQLLSEVSRLIKKHKGEEMSITLAGHSMGSSLALLLAYDISEIGLNKVTSKNDSIRDIPITVFSFGGPRVGNSAFKERCDELGIKVLRIANVNDPITKLPGMVFNEHFRVLGGKFEFPWSCSCYAHVGIELALDFFNVQNPSCVHDLETYLSLLKFPNKIQIEREAHLRIDDFIHKARDLLLSAQNLNMQLPAWRNVATNMVSFIPSQRT; this is encoded by the coding sequence ATGGCCTGCACAGCATACATTGCAAGCCCAAACATGGGCTCTGCTTGTTCTTATGGGGACATCAAGCCCCTGTCTCGCTCAATGAAGCAAGTTCGCTTGCACAGTAAAAGCGAcacctcctcttcttcttcttcttcaccaccAAGACAGGATGTGGTTGCTTCAGTTTTAGCAACACCCAtttcatcatcaccatcatcatcaaccTGTTGTCCCTTAAAggccgccaccaccacctcgGCTTTGTGCCCCTCTTGGCGAGAGATCCAAGGTTGCGCCAACTGGGAGCACCTCTTGGAGCCCTTGCATCCTGTCCTCCGGCGAGAGATCGTTCGCTACGGCGAGTTCGTGACTGCGTGCTATCTTGCGTTCGACCTCGACCCTGCATCCAAGCGCTACTTGAACTGCAAGTACGGTAAGAGGAGGTTGCTCGAAGAAGTCGGGATGAGTGACTCTGGGTATGAGGTCACCAAGTACATTTATGCCACGACGGACGTGAGCATCCCGATGCCTAACGGGGCAGCGCCGTGCTGCGGCCGATGGATTGGGTATGTGGCGGTCGCCTCAGACGACATGGCAAGGCGGCTTGGGAGGCGGGATGTTGTGATTAGCTTCCGTGGGACGGTCACAAGCCCCGAGTGGATCGCCAACTTCATGAGCTCTCTCACCCCGGCGCGCCTTGACCCACACAACTGTCGTGAAGATGTGAAAGTCGAGTCTGGGTTCCTGAACCTCTACACTGCGGATGAGGCGGCCTCGAGCAAGTTCGGAATTAAGAGCTGCCGCGAGCAGCTTCTTTCTGAGGTTTCACGGCTGATCAAGAAGCACAAGGGCGAGGAGATGAGCATCACACTCGCTGGCCATAGCATGGGGAGCTCTCTGGCCCTCCTCCTTGCCTACGACATCTCGGAGATCGGCCTCAACAAGGTCACCTCCAAAAATGATTCAATTCGAGACATACCCATCACGGTGTTCTCGTTCGGAGGACCGCGAGTCGGGAATTCGGCATTCAAAGAGAGGTGTGATGAGCTCGGGATCAAGGTCTTGAGGATAGCGAATGTGAATGACCCAATCACAAAGCTTCCTGGCATGGTGTTCAATGAacattttagggttttgggtGGAAAATTTGAATTCCCATGGAGTTGCTCATGCTATGCACATGTCGGTATTGAGCTTGCCCTTGACTTCTTCAATGTCCAGAACCCTTCTTGTGTCCATGACCTAGAGACCTATCTAAGCTTGCTCAAATTCCCCAATAAAATCCAAATCGAAAGGGAGGCTCATTTGAGGATCGATGATTTTATCCACAAGGCAAGAGATTTGCTTCTAAGTGCACAAAACCTCAACATGCAGCTTCCAGCGTGGAGGAACGTTGCTACTAATATGGTGAGCTTCATTCCTTCTCAAAGAACCTGA